Below is a window of Streptomyces sp. ITFR-16 DNA.
CCGCGCGGGGCGAGGATCCAGTCGATGCGGTCGCCGTCCGGGACGGGCGGCGCGTGGTCGTGGAAGGTGCCGTAGGCCGGGCCGCGCGCCTCGGCCGTGTCCCAGGTGTCCAGCAGGTCCGCCCCGGCGAGCAGGGTGTCGTACGCGGCGCTGCGCCCGGCCGGGGCGTTGAAGTCGCCGGTCACGAGGTACGGGATGTCCGCGCACCGCGTGGTCAGCCACTCGGCGAGCAGCCGGGCCGAGCGCAGCCGGGCGTGGTCGCTCAGGTGGTCGAAGTGGGTGTTGACGGCGCACAGCTCGCCGCCGGTGGCCCGATCGCGGAAGCGGGCCCAGGTGGCCATGCGGGGGCAGCCGCCGCCCCAGGTGTTGGAGCCGGGCACCTCGGGGGTGTCGGAGAGCCAGAAGTCCCCGTGCGCCAGGAGGGCCAGGCGGCGCCGGTCGTGGAACAGGGCCATGAACTCGCCGCGGGTGCCGCCCTCGCGGCCCTGGCCGGTCCAGACGTACTCGGGCCCGAGCCCGGCCGCCAGATCCCGCACCTGGGCGTGCAGCCCCTCCTGCGTACCGAGCAGATGGGGCCGCTCGCTCCGCACGGCGTCCACGGCGGGGCCGCGC
It encodes the following:
- a CDS encoding endonuclease/exonuclease/phosphatase family protein, with the protein product MTDTGHGLRVMTFNLQVDWDGAPHPWSGRRGPAVDAVRSERPHLLGTQEGLHAQVRDLAAGLGPEYVWTGQGREGGTRGEFMALFHDRRRLALLAHGDFWLSDTPEVPGSNTWGGGCPRMATWARFRDRATGGELCAVNTHFDHLSDHARLRSARLLAEWLTTRCADIPYLVTGDFNAPAGRSAAYDTLLAGADLLDTWDTAEARGPAYGTFHDHAPPVPDGDRIDWILAPRGSRIPSAGVDTVRGDGPRPSDHLPVHAVVDLAPLAHRPSPSPSPEVPAP